A genomic stretch from Colwellia sp. Arc7-635 includes:
- a CDS encoding XdhC/CoxI family protein, whose protein sequence is MLNSHSHFSLLELYLSQCEKLDWVLATIVNKAGSSYRSPGAIMLVNSLGQSHGLVSGGCLEANIILHAKKVFDNQQAHYVEYDMLEEDGYAAELGVGCKGKIGVLLQYVTAKHQAVLANLFQRMQNGAMSYLQQTFSAQESAKPSLNELSLFDNKGSLVMATFEQQESEEHRISKQIITAGNNHCNFMIGQSELSISKISAPTNLWVFGGGSDAAPLVSMATQMGWRVTVVDHRSSYARPSVFKHAAEIFRAHPNDFSQIKQFQQLDAAVLMTHNLNLDAAWLKLLHKHQVAKYIGLLGPLERRGNVESLSEISDKQWLEKNINGPVGLDIGGELPESIALSILAQCHSVLHHRSGLALSGQFING, encoded by the coding sequence TTGTTAAACAGTCATTCTCATTTTTCCTTACTCGAACTTTACCTTAGCCAATGTGAAAAACTTGATTGGGTGCTCGCTACTATAGTGAATAAAGCCGGTTCTAGTTATCGTTCGCCAGGTGCCATTATGCTTGTTAATAGTTTAGGGCAATCGCATGGTCTCGTCAGCGGTGGTTGTTTAGAAGCTAATATTATTTTGCACGCTAAAAAGGTTTTTGATAATCAACAAGCACATTATGTTGAATACGATATGCTCGAAGAAGACGGCTATGCCGCAGAGCTCGGCGTTGGTTGTAAAGGTAAAATAGGTGTTTTATTACAGTACGTTACAGCTAAACATCAAGCGGTATTAGCGAATTTATTTCAGCGCATGCAAAATGGTGCAATGAGTTATTTACAGCAAACTTTTTCAGCACAAGAATCTGCGAAACCAAGTTTAAATGAACTGAGTTTATTTGATAATAAAGGCTCATTAGTTATGGCAACTTTTGAGCAGCAAGAGAGCGAAGAACATCGGATATCAAAACAAATAATCACGGCGGGTAATAACCACTGCAATTTTATGATTGGGCAGTCAGAACTGTCGATAAGTAAAATATCAGCACCGACTAATTTGTGGGTTTTTGGTGGTGGCTCAGATGCTGCTCCGTTAGTGTCAATGGCAACTCAAATGGGCTGGCGTGTCACGGTTGTCGACCATCGTTCTAGTTATGCCCGACCTAGTGTTTTTAAACATGCGGCTGAAATTTTTAGAGCACATCCGAATGACTTTTCTCAAATAAAGCAATTTCAACAACTTGATGCAGCCGTATTAATGACTCATAACTTAAATTTAGATGCTGCGTGGCTGAAACTATTACATAAACATCAAGTGGCGAAATATATTGGCTTACTCGGTCCACTCGAAAGGCGAGGCAATGTAGAGTCACTGAGTGAAATAAGTGATAAACAATGGTTGGAAAAAAATATTAATGGCCCTGTCGGCTTAGATATTGGTGGTGAGTTACCAGAGTCAATTGCCTTATCTATTTTAGCGCAATGCCATAGTGTTTTGCATCATCGTAGTGGTTTAGCGTTATCAGGGCAGTTTATTAATGGCTAA
- a CDS encoding response regulator transcription factor, with product MTLNTKIIIADDHPLFRQALALMLKSSFVCSSLLEAQTIPELEEQLIETSDIDLILLDLDIPGGQGFNTLSNIRHLYPEIAVVIISGFEEPDTIRKAMSLGAAGFIPKSTPVPEMIKAVNKVIQGELWTPEGDYNPDEQTIEQEDKLASLTAQQRKILLMFAEGLLNKQIAYELGLSESTIKSHASTIFLKLGVKSRTQAVILLNERQQSYASFT from the coding sequence ATGACATTAAATACTAAGATCATCATTGCTGATGATCATCCACTTTTTAGGCAAGCATTAGCACTAATGCTTAAGTCTAGTTTTGTTTGCTCTTCGCTACTTGAAGCTCAAACTATTCCAGAACTAGAAGAGCAACTCATTGAAACCTCTGATATCGATCTGATCTTACTCGATCTTGATATTCCTGGTGGCCAAGGTTTTAATACTTTAAGTAATATTCGACATCTCTACCCCGAAATTGCCGTAGTGATAATTTCGGGCTTTGAAGAGCCAGATACTATACGTAAAGCAATGAGTTTAGGCGCAGCTGGTTTTATTCCAAAATCGACACCTGTCCCAGAAATGATCAAAGCGGTGAATAAAGTTATTCAAGGTGAACTTTGGACACCAGAAGGCGATTATAATCCGGATGAGCAAACGATTGAGCAAGAAGACAAGTTAGCGTCCTTAACGGCACAGCAACGTAAAATATTACTAATGTTTGCTGAAGGTTTACTGAACAAACAAATAGCCTATGAACTTGGTTTATCTGAGTCGACAATTAAAAGCCATGCCAGCACAATATTTTTGAAATTGGGTGTAAAAAGTCGTACGCAAGCGGTTATCTTACTTAATGAGCGCCAACAATCTTACGCATCTTTCACCTAA
- a CDS encoding adenylate/guanylate cyclase domain-containing protein, with protein sequence MIASLRSKSFIIGLAITFLVIGLNYISVDNVQKLLQRVEGILYDARLLATLSDDVREFDEQVIIVDIDEKSMREQGRYPWSRGKISDLVTKLMDAGVVVAAFDIFFSEPERNPIEVVLNNNKQLKGQSREQIERLADSVDFDKKLAQTLSQSEVVLGFLFDDGAKTIGQLPSSVIDWPVSNEEKSSEIGTFQHVLGNIATLQSAAMGAGFINSVPESDGFIRKASLVLNYQGQLYPSLALEAARIYTLAESIQAKSKTTEETTWLQGLSFGRHFIPTNERGQIFIPYKGRKHSFRYISATDILNDRVDNDILDGAVVFIGTSAVGLADLRTTSVGVQYPGVEVHANVFEGLIHPEILPVELDTTLAITFTLLLLTGFTLSILMAKQGPIKILVISLLTFILHISVNWYCWWALKISLPLFQILLLITLLTTYYGAIGFVSESSNRKKIKSMFDQYVPPAYIEKMIQSAKGVELKTERKEMSVLFADIRNFTTLSEQFTPEELSDFLNEYLTEATAIIFDNKGTIDKYVGDMIMALWNAPLDDENHEVNAVISALKLIKLTDKLSIQFAEKNWPEIRLGIGISSGDMVVGDMGSTYRKAYTVLGDAVNLGARIESLTKYYGVDILVSSHTYLAVVEQGIACRKIDRIKVKGKLTAVEIYQPIGLESEVNEEIKADIIQHEKAFDYYLAGRWDEAKIIFIQLKQRANLSTAIYSIYLERIENLVNKVDAKHWDGIHTHETK encoded by the coding sequence ATGATAGCTAGTCTACGATCGAAAAGTTTCATCATTGGATTAGCCATCACTTTTTTAGTGATTGGTTTAAATTATATCAGCGTCGACAATGTGCAAAAATTGCTGCAGCGTGTTGAAGGTATTTTATATGATGCGCGTTTATTAGCGACCTTGTCAGATGATGTCCGTGAATTCGATGAACAAGTGATTATCGTTGATATTGATGAAAAAAGCATGCGTGAGCAAGGGCGCTATCCTTGGAGTCGAGGTAAGATCAGCGATCTAGTAACCAAATTAATGGATGCTGGTGTTGTCGTTGCGGCTTTCGATATTTTTTTCTCTGAGCCAGAAAGAAACCCTATAGAGGTTGTTTTAAATAATAACAAACAACTGAAAGGGCAATCACGAGAGCAGATAGAACGTTTGGCTGACTCAGTAGACTTCGATAAAAAGCTTGCTCAGACCTTGAGTCAATCAGAAGTCGTTTTAGGTTTTTTATTTGATGATGGAGCCAAAACTATTGGGCAATTGCCGAGCAGTGTTATTGATTGGCCTGTTTCTAATGAAGAAAAATCATCTGAAATAGGAACGTTTCAACATGTTTTGGGTAATATCGCTACCTTACAATCTGCAGCAATGGGGGCTGGCTTTATTAACTCAGTGCCAGAAAGTGATGGCTTTATAAGAAAGGCATCCTTGGTGCTTAATTATCAAGGACAGTTGTATCCTTCGCTAGCTCTAGAGGCTGCACGTATTTACACCTTAGCTGAAAGTATTCAGGCAAAAAGTAAAACAACGGAAGAAACTACATGGTTACAAGGGTTGAGTTTTGGTAGACACTTTATCCCGACCAATGAAAGAGGGCAAATATTCATCCCGTACAAAGGCAGGAAACATAGTTTTCGTTATATTTCTGCCACAGATATTTTAAATGACCGTGTCGATAATGACATATTAGACGGTGCCGTGGTTTTTATTGGTACATCGGCTGTTGGTTTAGCTGATTTAAGAACAACGTCGGTTGGTGTTCAATATCCTGGTGTAGAAGTACATGCCAACGTTTTTGAAGGGCTTATTCACCCAGAAATATTACCCGTTGAGCTTGATACTACCTTAGCTATAACTTTTACTTTATTACTACTCACCGGATTTACCTTGTCAATTTTAATGGCAAAACAAGGACCTATTAAAATATTGGTGATTAGTTTACTTACCTTCATATTACACATTAGCGTTAATTGGTATTGCTGGTGGGCGCTAAAGATAAGTCTGCCACTATTTCAAATACTCTTATTGATCACGTTGTTAACTACTTACTATGGCGCTATCGGCTTTGTGTCAGAAAGCAGTAACCGCAAAAAAATTAAAAGCATGTTTGATCAATATGTACCACCTGCATATATTGAAAAAATGATCCAGTCGGCGAAAGGCGTTGAGTTAAAAACAGAGCGTAAAGAAATGTCGGTGCTATTTGCCGATATTAGAAACTTTACTACTTTGTCAGAGCAATTTACGCCAGAAGAGTTAAGTGATTTCCTCAATGAATATTTAACTGAAGCAACGGCTATTATTTTTGATAACAAAGGGACAATTGATAAATATGTCGGTGATATGATCATGGCATTATGGAACGCCCCTTTAGACGACGAGAACCATGAAGTTAATGCGGTCATAAGCGCACTGAAATTAATTAAGTTGACCGATAAGCTAAGCATACAATTTGCTGAGAAAAACTGGCCTGAAATTCGTTTGGGAATCGGCATCAGCTCAGGTGATATGGTGGTCGGCGATATGGGCTCTACTTACCGTAAAGCTTATACCGTACTGGGCGATGCTGTGAATTTAGGGGCTAGAATTGAGTCGCTGACGAAATATTATGGCGTTGATATCCTCGTTTCAAGTCATACCTATTTAGCGGTTGTAGAACAAGGCATTGCTTGTAGAAAAATTGATAGAATAAAAGTTAAAGGTAAATTAACCGCGGTAGAAATATATCAACCTATAGGTCTAGAGAGTGAGGTAAATGAAGAAATAAAGGCTGACATTATCCAGCATGAAAAAGCGTTTGATTACTATCTAGCCGGCCGTTGGGATGAAGCAAAAATTATTTTTATTCAATTAAAGCAACGCGCTAATTTATCAACCGCTATTTATAGTATATATTTAGAACGTATTGAAAATCTTGTCAATAAAGTCGATGCCAAACATTGGGATGGCATACATACCCATGAAACTAAGTAA
- a CDS encoding HD domain-containing phosphohydrolase, producing MKNQPSQQAAFEHLLDISIQLSKEEDTDLLMEKILLATVEVSNADAGSIYLVNAEKELEFHTIYNKSLKLHLGGSSNSAIDFANIPLFLDKQPNGIAVVAHAANTGQVINIDDVYATLPFDFSAARQMDSKTGYRTKSMLTFPLKDHTDDIIGVIQLINAIEEGEIVSFSSQVEQQILSFASLGAIALTNRALISNMQVLFESFARTIAIAIDAKSPHTGEHCKRVPELTLMIADAVSEYNEGPLASFKLSPEDRNQLSLAGWLHDCGKMATPDHVMEKSKKLQTIFDRIEYVSAKMEIASRDIDIKFHEKALVALKAHKVVRIKQLERERDVAQKQLKLDRAFLQKINVGGEFLTDTQERNILAIAGRYQVEIDNVRRPLLSEDEITNLSIKRGTLNSEERKIIQKHMDVTLDILEALPFPKHLSNVAEYALGHHETMDGKGYPRGLVKEQMSVPARLMAVADIFEALSAADRPYKTAKPVSECLSIMSSMVRNHHLDADLFAIFVRTKVYEKYIHRFADPKQLDYVDVESLLM from the coding sequence ATGAAAAATCAACCTTCACAGCAAGCTGCTTTTGAACACTTACTTGATATCAGTATTCAACTAAGTAAAGAAGAAGATACTGATCTCCTGATGGAGAAAATATTATTAGCCACTGTTGAAGTCTCAAACGCTGATGCAGGTTCTATTTATTTGGTTAATGCTGAAAAGGAATTGGAATTTCATACTATCTACAATAAAAGCCTTAAGCTGCACTTGGGGGGGAGCTCAAATTCAGCCATAGATTTTGCAAATATTCCACTTTTTCTGGATAAACAGCCTAATGGTATTGCAGTAGTTGCACATGCTGCTAATACAGGGCAAGTGATCAATATAGATGATGTATACGCAACACTGCCATTTGATTTTAGTGCAGCAAGACAAATGGATAGCAAGACGGGTTATCGCACTAAATCAATGTTGACCTTTCCACTAAAAGACCATACTGACGATATTATTGGTGTTATTCAGTTGATTAATGCCATTGAAGAAGGAGAAATTGTTAGCTTTTCTTCACAAGTAGAGCAGCAAATATTATCGTTTGCTTCGTTAGGGGCTATCGCTTTAACAAATAGAGCCCTTATCTCGAACATGCAAGTGCTATTCGAGTCATTTGCCAGAACTATCGCTATAGCCATTGATGCAAAATCTCCTCATACCGGTGAGCATTGTAAACGTGTACCCGAACTCACATTAATGATTGCTGATGCTGTTAGTGAATACAACGAAGGTCCTTTAGCATCATTTAAATTATCACCAGAAGATCGTAATCAACTGAGCTTAGCTGGGTGGTTGCATGACTGTGGAAAAATGGCAACGCCAGATCATGTCATGGAAAAGTCAAAAAAATTACAAACGATTTTTGACAGAATCGAATATGTTAGCGCTAAAATGGAAATAGCGAGTCGAGACATTGACATTAAATTTCATGAAAAAGCCCTTGTGGCATTAAAAGCCCATAAGGTAGTACGAATAAAACAACTAGAGCGAGAGAGAGACGTCGCGCAAAAACAATTGAAATTAGATCGAGCATTTCTACAAAAGATTAATGTTGGCGGCGAGTTTCTAACTGATACACAAGAACGTAATATTCTGGCTATTGCTGGTAGGTATCAAGTTGAAATTGATAATGTGCGCCGGCCATTATTATCAGAGGATGAAATTACTAATTTAAGTATCAAACGTGGCACTTTAAATAGTGAAGAAAGAAAAATAATTCAAAAGCATATGGATGTAACCTTAGATATTCTTGAGGCATTACCATTTCCAAAACATCTATCGAATGTCGCAGAGTACGCTCTAGGACATCATGAAACTATGGATGGCAAAGGTTATCCAAGAGGTTTAGTCAAAGAACAAATGTCTGTGCCAGCAAGGCTGATGGCGGTTGCTGATATTTTTGAAGCGTTATCTGCAGCAGATCGCCCCTATAAAACGGCAAAGCCGGTTAGTGAATGTTTGAGTATCATGAGTAGCATGGTTAGAAACCATCATCTCGATGCAGATTTGTTCGCTATTTTTGTTCGCACTAAGGTTTACGAAAAATACATTCATCGCTTTGCCGATCCTAAGCAACTTGACTATGTAGACGTTGAGTCTCTGTTAATGTAA
- a CDS encoding MBL fold metallo-hydrolase, translating into MKVEFYGVRGSTPTPGENTMLFGGNTSCVYIYLDNGHDVILDSGTGIIALGNQLEKNSRPIYMLLTHNHWDHIQGFPYFRPIYQEKRKISIVPGAVDYDDKDAILKQMSGSTHPVKYQQLPASINILTEMSQMKSFEIPGFSVQTQALNHPDGGSAYCVTAGGRKVAYVTDNELNSPDQMNTTWSQWLDFIADADMLIHDAQYSEEDLPLKLGWGHSTFSEVARLACEAKVKSLYIVSHDPARTDEELLHAEKKLQAKYGEQLDIYCAREGTMVDLTQQSCSKTSKTTDDS; encoded by the coding sequence ATGAAAGTAGAATTCTATGGTGTCAGGGGGTCAACTCCTACACCAGGAGAAAATACCATGCTCTTTGGTGGTAATACCTCATGCGTTTATATTTATTTGGATAATGGCCATGATGTCATTTTAGACTCTGGTACTGGCATTATTGCATTAGGGAATCAATTAGAAAAAAATAGCCGTCCTATTTATATGCTGCTGACACATAACCATTGGGATCATATTCAAGGTTTCCCATATTTTAGACCTATCTATCAGGAGAAAAGAAAAATATCTATTGTGCCTGGCGCGGTAGATTATGATGACAAAGACGCTATTTTAAAGCAGATGTCAGGCTCTACTCACCCCGTTAAATATCAACAACTTCCGGCAAGTATTAACATTCTTACTGAAATGTCGCAGATGAAGTCTTTTGAAATTCCAGGGTTTTCTGTACAAACACAAGCTTTAAATCACCCTGATGGCGGTAGTGCTTATTGCGTAACGGCTGGCGGGAGGAAAGTTGCCTACGTTACTGACAATGAACTGAATTCACCTGATCAAATGAATACAACATGGTCGCAATGGCTCGACTTTATTGCTGATGCGGATATGCTGATTCATGACGCGCAATATAGCGAGGAAGATTTACCTTTAAAACTTGGTTGGGGCCATAGTACGTTTTCAGAGGTCGCAAGGTTAGCCTGTGAAGCAAAAGTAAAAAGTTTATATATTGTTAGTCATGATCCTGCTCGGACAGACGAAGAGTTATTACATGCTGAAAAAAAACTACAGGCCAAATATGGTGAGCAGCTAGATATTTATTGTGCGAGGGAAGGCACTATGGTGGATTTAACTCAGCAAAGTTGCTCGAAGACAAGTAAAACTACAGATGATAGCTAG